The Halomicronema hongdechloris C2206 genome includes a window with the following:
- a CDS encoding ABC transporter ATP-binding protein, translating into MTSAQVHPLQRLLIYGRAYRQRIWLASLCSVLNKLFDLAPPALIGLAVDVVVKQQESWIATWGIEGIRSQFIVLSILTLLIWSLESAFEYAYDWLWRNLAQTIQRDLRVDAYSHLQDLDLAYFEDRSSGRLMAILNDDINQLERFLDGGANEVIQVITTVILIGGAFFVLAPGLAWMAMLPMPFIIWGAIAFQRLLAPRYAEVRERVSLLNSRLSNNLAGMLTIKSFTAEPYEIERIRQESEAYRQSNRRAITLSAAFIPLIRILILLGFTATLIYGGLATVAGDLAVGTYSVLVFLTQRLLWPLTRLGETLDLYQRAMASTNRVMDLLQTPITLPPGQQRLPVSQVRGEIRFEDITFAYADRTPVVQHFTLKVPAGQTIAIVGSTGSGKSTLVKLLLRFYEVNQGRITLDGIDLRDLDPRDLRRAIGLVSQDVFLFHGTVAENIAYGSFGASREAIMEAAEIAEAHEFIAQLPQGYDTIVGERGQKLSGGQRQRLSIARAILKNPPILILDEATSAVDNETESAIQRSLEKITRERTTIAIAHRLSTIRNADRIYVMEQGQLVEWGSHEELLQCRGLYASLWQVQMGVRQGA; encoded by the coding sequence ATGACGTCTGCTCAGGTTCATCCCCTACAACGATTGCTGATCTACGGTCGCGCCTACCGTCAACGCATTTGGCTGGCCAGCCTCTGTTCGGTCCTGAATAAGCTATTTGACCTGGCCCCTCCGGCCCTGATTGGCCTGGCCGTCGACGTAGTGGTCAAGCAGCAAGAGTCCTGGATCGCCACCTGGGGCATTGAGGGCATTCGCAGCCAGTTTATCGTCCTCTCCATCCTCACCCTGTTGATTTGGAGCCTGGAGTCTGCCTTCGAATATGCCTATGATTGGCTCTGGCGCAACCTGGCCCAAACCATACAGCGGGATCTACGGGTGGATGCCTACAGCCATCTGCAAGATCTAGATCTGGCTTACTTCGAAGACCGCAGCAGTGGTCGCCTCATGGCCATCCTCAATGACGACATTAATCAGCTGGAACGCTTTCTGGATGGGGGCGCCAATGAGGTGATTCAGGTGATCACGACGGTGATCTTGATCGGCGGCGCCTTCTTTGTGCTGGCCCCTGGTTTGGCCTGGATGGCCATGCTGCCCATGCCGTTCATCATCTGGGGCGCCATTGCCTTTCAGCGGTTGTTGGCTCCCCGCTATGCCGAGGTGCGGGAGCGGGTGAGTCTGCTCAACAGCCGCCTGTCTAACAATCTGGCCGGCATGCTGACGATCAAAAGTTTCACCGCCGAACCCTATGAAATCGAGCGGATTCGCCAAGAGAGCGAGGCCTACCGCCAAAGCAACCGGCGAGCCATCACCCTCAGTGCCGCCTTTATTCCGTTGATTCGAATTTTGATTCTGCTGGGCTTCACGGCCACATTGATCTATGGAGGATTGGCCACGGTAGCCGGGGACCTGGCCGTGGGTACCTACAGCGTGCTGGTGTTTCTGACCCAGCGACTGCTCTGGCCCTTGACCCGATTGGGGGAAACCCTAGACCTGTATCAACGGGCCATGGCCTCGACCAACCGGGTAATGGACCTGTTGCAGACCCCGATCACCCTCCCCCCAGGCCAGCAGCGACTGCCCGTGAGCCAGGTGCGGGGCGAGATTCGCTTCGAAGACATTACCTTTGCCTATGCCGACCGCACGCCGGTGGTGCAGCACTTTACGTTGAAGGTGCCGGCGGGGCAAACCATCGCCATCGTCGGCTCTACCGGCTCCGGCAAGAGCACTCTGGTGAAGTTGTTGCTGCGCTTCTATGAGGTGAATCAGGGCCGCATTACCCTGGATGGCATCGATCTGCGGGATTTGGATCCTCGGGATTTGCGGCGGGCCATTGGCTTAGTCAGCCAGGATGTGTTTCTGTTTCACGGCACCGTAGCTGAGAACATTGCCTATGGTAGTTTTGGGGCTAGCCGCGAGGCGATCATGGAGGCAGCTGAGATTGCCGAGGCCCATGAGTTTATCGCACAGCTGCCCCAAGGCTATGACACCATCGTGGGAGAACGGGGCCAGAAGCTCTCCGGAGGACAGCGGCAGCGCCTGTCCATTGCCCGAGCTATCTTGAAAAATCCGCCGATTTTGATTCTGGATGAGGCTACCTCGGCAGTGGACAACGAGACCGAATCCGCCATCCAGCGCTCCCTGGAGAAGATCACCCGAGAGCGGACTACCATTGCCATCGCTCACCGGCTGTCGACCATTCGCAATGCCGATCGCATCTATGTGATGGAGCAGGGGCAATTGGTGGAATGGGGCAGCCATGAGGAGTTGCTGCAGTGCCGGGGTCTCTATGCCAGTCTCTGGCAGGTGCAGATGGGTGTGCGGCAGGGGGCGTGA
- a CDS encoding toll/interleukin-1 receptor domain-containing protein: MTDVFISYSRKDKEFVQILNRALVESKYDAWVDWEDIPLTADWWAEIQAGIEAADTFIFIISPHSIASTVCRQEIDHAIEHNKRLVPIVRQEGFDMASVHPAISRTNWLFFQEEHDFKLAFQSLVNTLNTDLVHIKAHTRLLVRALEWEKKHRQDDYLLRGGDLAEAERWLTEAWQEDHTPLPTQQHQTYITKSAEVEAANGRLVAAGERAKHMVRFGSIVLGVTLCVATAVSILTIQASRKLQKANLKLEEAKVATYLERESNYALSKFETAPLDALLSAMENGLELKALVDDNRPLEDYPTTQPLVVLKTILDNIQERNKVNAHTSTVWSMDVSDDGSLDDATVRLWNREGKEIAMLRDSSRLVSSAVFHPNGQALLVTAFDPVARLWDLSSHLTVELKGHEDVIWDSDISPDGETMVTGGNDGVMRLWTKSGTLIANVQGHQDAIWAIKFSHDGKAIATASDDGTTRLWGSTGTLLTELRGHKEGVTSVNFSPDDRYVVTAAGDGTIRLWNRLGQQLAEFRDDQGTGAIVSFDAEGNRIIAVSQTGTVRMLPVEHLSLAEVLDRGCEWLQDYLARPALHPREQVLCELSP; the protein is encoded by the coding sequence ATGACTGATGTTTTTATTTCCTATTCTCGCAAAGATAAGGAATTTGTCCAGATTCTCAATCGAGCCCTAGTCGAGAGCAAATATGATGCGTGGGTAGACTGGGAAGATATTCCTCTCACGGCTGATTGGTGGGCTGAGATTCAGGCGGGAATTGAAGCTGCAGATACCTTTATTTTTATCATCAGCCCTCATTCCATTGCCTCAACAGTATGTCGGCAAGAGATTGATCATGCCATTGAGCACAATAAGCGACTGGTGCCAATTGTGCGCCAGGAAGGGTTTGATATGGCTTCGGTCCATCCAGCTATCAGCAGGACCAACTGGCTGTTCTTCCAGGAGGAGCATGACTTCAAGTTAGCCTTTCAGTCATTGGTCAATACCCTCAACACTGATTTAGTCCATATCAAAGCTCATACTCGATTATTGGTTCGTGCTCTGGAGTGGGAGAAGAAGCACCGTCAGGATGATTATCTATTGCGAGGGGGCGATTTAGCAGAAGCAGAACGTTGGTTAACAGAAGCCTGGCAGGAAGACCATACTCCGCTGCCCACCCAACAGCACCAAACCTATATCACCAAGAGTGCCGAAGTAGAAGCTGCAAACGGTAGGTTAGTCGCAGCTGGAGAACGAGCTAAGCACATGGTTCGCTTCGGTTCCATTGTGCTAGGAGTCACGCTCTGTGTAGCTACAGCCGTTAGCATCCTGACGATTCAAGCGTCTCGTAAGCTACAGAAAGCCAACCTAAAACTCGAAGAGGCCAAGGTAGCCACTTATCTAGAACGAGAAAGCAATTATGCCCTGAGTAAATTTGAAACGGCTCCCCTAGATGCGTTACTCAGTGCCATGGAGAATGGACTAGAATTAAAGGCCCTAGTGGATGATAATCGTCCCTTAGAAGACTATCCCACAACGCAGCCTCTGGTAGTCCTGAAGACGATTCTTGACAACATTCAGGAAAGAAATAAAGTTAATGCCCATACCAGTACGGTTTGGAGTATGGATGTTAGTGACGATGGCTCATTGGATGATGCCACAGTGCGGCTATGGAACCGCGAGGGCAAAGAAATTGCGATGCTACGCGATTCCTCTAGGTTGGTCAGTAGTGCGGTATTTCATCCCAATGGTCAAGCTCTGTTGGTCACAGCTTTTGACCCAGTGGCTAGACTGTGGGACTTGTCTAGCCATCTGACCGTTGAGCTCAAGGGACATGAGGACGTCATCTGGGACAGTGATATTAGTCCTGATGGGGAGACAATGGTGACGGGAGGAAATGATGGGGTTATGCGCCTGTGGACTAAATCGGGAACCTTAATTGCTAACGTCCAGGGGCATCAAGATGCTATTTGGGCTATAAAGTTTAGCCATGATGGTAAGGCAATTGCAACGGCTAGTGATGATGGTACAACTCGTTTGTGGGGCTCGACGGGAACCCTGTTAACGGAGTTGCGTGGCCATAAAGAAGGGGTCACCAGCGTTAATTTTAGTCCAGACGATCGATATGTAGTAACCGCCGCGGGAGATGGTACTATCAGGCTTTGGAATCGCTTAGGACAACAGCTCGCCGAATTTCGTGATGACCAGGGAACCGGAGCAATTGTCAGTTTCGATGCTGAGGGCAATCGCATCATCGCTGTCAGCCAAACTGGCACCGTTCGAATGCTCCCAGTCGAACACCTGTCATTGGCTGAGGTGTTGGACCGAGGCTGTGAGTGGCTGCAGGATTACTTGGCTCGGCCCGCACTCCATCCCAGGGAGCAGGTATTGTGTGAGCTATCGCCTTAA
- a CDS encoding helix-turn-helix domain-containing protein — MQELLRIRHGNIRQRLELFLQWLAQRFGRPIRQGQLIQLRLTHQNIADTIGTTRVTVTRLLQELEHAQVISWFHRRQIVLR, encoded by the coding sequence ATGCAAGAGTTACTTAGAATTCGTCATGGCAATATTCGTCAGCGGCTAGAGCTATTCTTGCAATGGTTAGCTCAGAGATTTGGTCGCCCTATTCGCCAAGGTCAGCTAATTCAGCTACGATTGACCCATCAAAACATTGCCGATACGATTGGAACCACTCGAGTGACGGTGACTAGGTTATTGCAAGAGTTAGAGCACGCTCAGGTCATTAGTTGGTTTCACCGGCGTCAGATTGTCTTGCGTTAG
- a CDS encoding peptidase, translating into MAWKRVRQLHSTLAPIVLLPLLVTVATGVAYRLSKSWFGLSRDQVHFLMVIHEGEYLGDIGEPIYVLLNGLGLLWMLVTGATMWFQSLRRSPWFRRLITRSSVSPDG; encoded by the coding sequence ATGGCTTGGAAAAGGGTTCGTCAATTACACAGCACACTGGCTCCCATTGTCCTACTGCCTCTGCTGGTTACGGTCGCCACTGGAGTGGCCTATCGCCTAAGCAAGAGTTGGTTTGGCCTTAGCCGTGATCAGGTCCACTTCCTCATGGTGATTCACGAGGGGGAATACCTGGGGGATATTGGAGAACCGATTTATGTGCTCTTGAATGGCCTAGGCCTGCTGTGGATGCTGGTTACCGGGGCAACCATGTGGTTTCAGAGTCTGCGCCGTTCCCCTTGGTTTCGTCGCCTAATCACCCGATCGTCGGTATCGCCGGATGGCTAA
- a CDS encoding SUMF1/EgtB/PvdO family nonheme iron enzyme yields MRFNPCRVLLTSVVTAWLVAGASLCPASGQPAPSTPEPSSPTPSPTASPVPTPEERIEQLWQEHQVSLILAAIVVGGYLGVLWIKPLWLLKLPSTDITVPWSDWKLPLGMVRSLKYRDRVLDVWVEQHWQTAKGEFFKLSTVDNRAIHIPLPVTLDKVKISDLTGPHLAPTFQRKTAVLLICGEGGIGKTSLACQIAQWGLDKQLSPHRMIPVLIETELDGEVTLLAAIRGQLNALTNQPDPIAPDLLEKLLQRQRLLVIVDHLSEMGEATRDQIKPQLADFPAKALVVTSRLEESLGGIRKTVVRPMQVEANRLWPFMSAYLEAKGKQDLFEDDQYSDGCDRLRRMARERSITVLLARLYIDHMIQERQGAGGILPDSVPKLMLSYLNQLNFNLAENSRDNLAVQRDAKLIAWECLQQTYRPVWIKKVDAIAALARVEDSASAQDRLEYLEKRLQFLQTPEPGDSTRIILDPLAEYLAAAYWVEQTCQQPNPKAAWQRFFADVDQTLEKTNETPEIIRGFLLAVRDCCIDNANDDRIPKELPDQLARKVDLDPEELRRQQETRRIRRLISELSAPELKYRLSAAEDLGNRGAAARVAEPNLVGMLENPNQTLEARQAAAQALGKLGIAAAPLLTLLKNSSEAAILRRSVAEALGQMKTGQAELLSILEDGGQPLILRQGAARAMSLIGAPSGEPVPMLLVELGAKQVTTQVKPIQVWREPLPGDIDLELVAIPGGDFLMGSPPDEVGRDWYPYVFAQTEGLNVEAQHWVMIRPFWMSRYPITQAQWRAVAALPKINQDLDPNPSNFKGDNYPVEAVSWYETMEFCERLSQYTGKSYRLPSEAEWEYACRAGTTGPFHLGDTLSTELANYDGSNTYGNGIKGEYRQKTTDVGSFGVVNAFGLADMHGNVWEWCLDHWHSSYNGAPTDSSAWVTEGDDRYRLLRGGSWLYVPDCCRSAFRFRDTPINRNIVIGFRVVCVSSWTHAS; encoded by the coding sequence ATGCGTTTCAATCCCTGCCGAGTCCTCCTCACCAGCGTTGTCACCGCCTGGCTGGTGGCAGGGGCCAGCCTGTGCCCAGCCTCTGGTCAACCAGCACCGTCTACCCCTGAACCCTCCTCACCCACCCCCAGCCCCACCGCCAGCCCAGTGCCTACTCCTGAGGAACGCATCGAGCAGCTCTGGCAGGAGCATCAGGTGTCTCTAATCCTGGCTGCCATAGTGGTCGGCGGTTATCTGGGAGTTCTGTGGATAAAGCCCCTGTGGCTGCTAAAACTGCCCTCCACCGATATCACCGTGCCCTGGAGCGACTGGAAGCTGCCCCTGGGAATGGTGCGATCGCTTAAATATCGCGACCGGGTGCTGGATGTCTGGGTAGAACAACACTGGCAAACCGCGAAGGGGGAGTTTTTTAAGCTCTCGACCGTAGACAATCGAGCTATTCACATTCCCTTACCGGTGACCTTAGATAAAGTCAAGATTAGTGACCTAACCGGGCCGCATCTTGCTCCCACCTTTCAGCGGAAAACAGCAGTGTTGCTAATTTGCGGTGAAGGAGGCATCGGCAAAACCAGCTTGGCCTGTCAGATTGCCCAATGGGGCTTGGATAAACAACTTAGCCCTCACCGCATGATACCTGTGCTGATTGAAACCGAATTAGACGGTGAGGTGACCTTGTTGGCGGCTATTCGAGGTCAACTGAATGCCCTGACCAACCAGCCGGACCCGATTGCCCCAGACTTGCTGGAGAAGCTATTGCAGCGCCAGCGCCTGCTGGTGATTGTGGATCATCTCTCGGAAATGGGAGAGGCCACCCGCGACCAGATCAAGCCCCAACTGGCTGACTTTCCAGCCAAAGCCCTGGTCGTCACCTCGCGGCTGGAAGAGTCCCTGGGGGGTATCCGCAAGACCGTAGTCAGACCGATGCAAGTAGAGGCGAATCGGCTGTGGCCATTTATGTCGGCCTACTTGGAAGCCAAGGGCAAGCAAGATTTGTTTGAGGATGACCAATATTCTGATGGCTGCGATCGCCTCCGCCGCATGGCCAGGGAACGCAGCATCACGGTGTTGCTGGCGCGACTGTACATCGACCATATGATCCAAGAGCGGCAGGGAGCCGGAGGCATTTTGCCTGATTCGGTACCCAAGCTGATGCTGAGTTACCTAAATCAGCTCAATTTCAATCTGGCTGAAAATAGCCGGGATAATTTGGCAGTGCAGCGGGATGCCAAACTTATTGCTTGGGAATGCCTGCAGCAAACCTATCGACCGGTTTGGATTAAGAAAGTCGACGCCATCGCAGCGCTGGCCCGAGTCGAAGACAGCGCCTCTGCCCAAGACCGACTCGAGTATTTGGAGAAACGCCTCCAATTTCTACAGACGCCTGAACCCGGTGACAGCACCCGCATTATCCTGGACCCGCTAGCAGAGTACTTGGCAGCCGCCTATTGGGTAGAGCAGACCTGTCAGCAGCCCAATCCCAAAGCCGCATGGCAACGCTTCTTCGCCGACGTCGACCAAACCCTGGAAAAAACCAATGAGACCCCAGAGATCATTCGTGGGTTTCTGCTAGCGGTGCGGGATTGCTGTATCGACAATGCCAATGATGACCGCATTCCTAAGGAACTGCCGGATCAACTAGCGCGTAAAGTCGATCTTGATCCTGAGGAGCTGCGACGACAGCAAGAAACCCGCCGCATTCGCCGGTTAATTTCAGAACTGTCCGCTCCAGAACTCAAATACCGCCTTAGCGCAGCAGAAGATCTAGGGAATCGAGGAGCTGCAGCCAGAGTTGCCGAACCTAACTTAGTGGGTATGTTGGAGAATCCCAACCAAACTCTGGAAGCTAGGCAGGCCGCAGCTCAGGCGTTAGGAAAACTAGGTATTGCTGCAGCACCGCTGCTGACGTTGCTGAAGAACTCGAGTGAAGCAGCTATCCTCCGGCGCAGTGTGGCCGAAGCCCTGGGTCAAATGAAAACCGGCCAGGCTGAATTGCTGAGCATCTTAGAGGATGGCGGACAGCCCCTAATCCTGCGCCAGGGGGCAGCCCGGGCCATGAGCTTGATCGGCGCGCCCAGTGGAGAGCCGGTGCCGATGCTGCTGGTGGAATTAGGGGCCAAGCAGGTGACGACGCAGGTGAAACCCATCCAAGTCTGGCGAGAACCTCTGCCAGGGGATATCGACCTGGAGCTGGTGGCGATTCCAGGAGGCGACTTTCTCATGGGCTCGCCGCCGGATGAGGTGGGACGCGATTGGTACCCTTATGTATTTGCACAAACAGAAGGTTTGAATGTAGAAGCACAGCATTGGGTCATGATCCGACCATTTTGGATGAGCCGCTATCCGATTACCCAAGCTCAATGGCGAGCCGTTGCGGCATTACCAAAGATAAATCAAGATCTCGACCCTAACCCATCAAATTTTAAGGGTGATAACTATCCAGTAGAAGCTGTCTCCTGGTACGAAACGATGGAATTTTGCGAGCGTCTCTCTCAGTACACTGGAAAATCCTATCGCCTGCCCTCCGAAGCCGAGTGGGAATATGCCTGTCGGGCTGGCACTACCGGGCCATTTCACCTAGGGGACACCCTGTCGACTGAGTTAGCTAATTACGATGGCAGCAATACCTATGGCAACGGTATCAAGGGGGAGTACCGTCAGAAGACAACTGATGTGGGCAGCTTTGGCGTAGTCAATGCTTTTGGACTGGCTGACATGCATGGAAATGTGTGGGAATGGTGCCTGGATCACTGGCATTCAAGTTATAACGGAGCACCCACAGACAGCAGTGCTTGGGTAACCGAGGGTGATGATCGCTATCGCTTGTTGCGAGGCGGCTCTTGGCTCTACGTTCCTGATTGCTGCCGCTCAGCATTCCGCTTCCGAGATACACCGATTAACCGTAACATTGTCATCGGCTTTCGGGTGGTCTGTGTTTCCTCCTGGACCCACGCATCCTGA
- a CDS encoding choice-of-anchor L family PEP-CTERM protein, giving the protein MRARVIPSLFVAGAASFLGAGAIAPSAQAISITPTDDPNALINEILGPGISVTNITYTGASGASGLFTGGNSSGLGFDTGIILTNGLAADAVGPNGNGSTPEVAGSGNSSDEVASGASTDNGLAGDPDLDTLLPVAVTEDATVLQFDFESEGGDLFFNYVFGSEEYIDFEGSEFNDVFGFFLDGVNIALIPGTSTPVAINNVNSTTNSGQFNQNINPATVDLEYDGFTNTFTAQALGLSAGTHTLKLAIADASDSILDSGVFIETRSVTDDPPDVPEPATGLGLLTLGGLAAVALKRQTV; this is encoded by the coding sequence ATGCGAGCTAGGGTTATCCCATCACTATTCGTCGCTGGTGCAGCCAGTTTTCTCGGCGCAGGTGCGATCGCACCCTCTGCCCAGGCCATCAGCATTACCCCCACCGATGATCCAAATGCCCTGATCAATGAGATTCTGGGCCCTGGCATTTCAGTGACTAATATCACCTACACCGGCGCCAGTGGTGCTTCCGGGTTATTTACCGGCGGCAACTCCTCCGGCTTAGGCTTCGATACCGGCATTATTCTGACCAACGGCCTGGCGGCGGATGCGGTAGGCCCCAATGGCAACGGCAGCACCCCGGAAGTGGCTGGGAGTGGAAATTCTTCTGATGAAGTAGCTTCTGGCGCTTCCACCGACAACGGGCTGGCCGGAGATCCTGACTTAGATACCCTGCTGCCGGTTGCGGTCACTGAAGATGCCACCGTGCTGCAGTTTGACTTCGAATCGGAGGGCGGTGACCTCTTCTTCAACTATGTCTTTGGGTCAGAAGAATATATTGACTTTGAGGGCAGCGAATTCAATGACGTCTTCGGCTTCTTCCTGGATGGCGTCAACATTGCCCTAATTCCGGGCACCTCTACACCGGTCGCCATTAATAATGTCAACAGCACCACCAACAGCGGTCAGTTCAACCAGAACATCAACCCGGCCACCGTCGATCTAGAATATGACGGCTTTACCAATACCTTTACGGCTCAGGCGTTGGGACTCTCTGCCGGCACCCATACGCTGAAGTTGGCCATCGCCGACGCTAGCGATTCGATTCTGGACTCCGGCGTTTTCATCGAGACCCGATCTGTCACGGATGATCCACCCGATGTCCCCGAACCTGCTACGGGGCTGGGATTGTTAACCCTAGGTGGGTTGGCAGCTGTAGCGCTGAAGCGACAGACAGTCTGA
- a CDS encoding SUMF1/EgtB/PvdO family nonheme iron enzyme — MPKIFISYRRSDSEDVAGRIYDRLVAHFGHDAIFKDVDDIPFGVDFRDYLNTSLDQCQVVLAVIGKSWLMATDASGRRRLDNPADWVRLELEESLRRPDVLVVPLLVSRASLPRVDELPESLRALPYRNGAQARPDPDFHKDMNRLIVGLEQYFQQRNQPTANPSSRRDRPPRAVNLQPKRPPAVPTFSFDVVTVDAQGNITERRQAEANYHSEDLGNGIKLDLVHIPGGEFLMGSPAGEKGRSDDEGPQHRVQVPEFWMGKFPVTQAQYQAVMGENSSRFSENGSNRPVESVSWHDAVAFCEKLSELTSRDYRLPTEAEWEYACRAGTTTPFYFGPTITTELANYRGTDLTYEGNTFPGNYGQGPKGDFRQQTTEVGSFPANAFGLYDMHGNVWEWCQDVWHSSYAGAPRDGSAWLEGGNQDLRLLRGGSWAFHPTFCRAACRFLLLPDGRLDSRGFRVVWSAARTYAS, encoded by the coding sequence ATGCCCAAGATTTTCATCTCCTATCGACGCAGCGATAGTGAAGACGTGGCCGGACGCATCTATGACCGGCTGGTGGCCCATTTTGGTCATGACGCTATCTTCAAAGACGTCGACGACATTCCCTTCGGCGTCGACTTCCGCGACTATTTGAACACCAGCCTGGATCAGTGCCAGGTGGTGCTGGCCGTCATCGGCAAGTCTTGGCTGATGGCCACCGACGCCAGCGGTAGACGTCGCCTGGATAACCCCGCCGATTGGGTCCGCTTGGAGCTAGAAGAATCCCTGCGTCGCCCGGATGTGCTAGTGGTGCCGTTGCTGGTGAGCCGAGCCAGCTTACCCAGGGTCGATGAATTGCCTGAGAGCCTGAGAGCATTGCCCTATCGGAATGGGGCACAGGCTCGTCCAGACCCCGATTTCCATAAAGACATGAATCGGTTGATTGTCGGGCTAGAGCAGTATTTCCAGCAGAGAAATCAACCCACTGCCAACCCATCTTCGCGCCGAGACCGGCCCCCTAGGGCGGTTAATCTCCAACCGAAGCGACCGCCTGCCGTTCCCACCTTCTCCTTTGACGTGGTGACGGTTGATGCCCAGGGCAACATCACAGAGCGCCGCCAGGCAGAGGCCAATTATCACAGTGAAGACTTGGGTAATGGCATCAAGCTGGACTTGGTGCACATCCCTGGCGGCGAGTTTTTGATGGGGTCACCTGCGGGTGAGAAAGGTCGAAGTGACGACGAAGGACCTCAACATCGAGTGCAGGTTCCCGAGTTTTGGATGGGCAAGTTTCCCGTCACCCAGGCCCAATACCAGGCAGTCATGGGGGAGAACTCCAGTCGCTTTTCTGAAAACGGCAGCAATCGCCCAGTGGAGTCGGTATCCTGGCACGATGCGGTGGCTTTCTGTGAGAAACTCTCGGAGTTAACCAGCCGCGACTATCGGCTGCCGACGGAAGCGGAATGGGAATATGCCTGTCGGGCTGGCACCACCACACCATTTTACTTTGGGCCGACGATTACGACCGAGTTAGCGAATTACCGAGGAACTGACTTGACGTACGAAGGTAACACTTTTCCAGGTAATTATGGTCAAGGTCCTAAAGGTGACTTCCGACAGCAGACGACTGAAGTCGGCAGCTTTCCCGCCAATGCCTTCGGCCTCTACGACATGCACGGCAACGTCTGGGAATGGTGCCAGGATGTCTGGCACAGCAGCTATGCGGGAGCGCCCAGGGATGGCTCCGCCTGGCTAGAGGGAGGCAATCAAGACCTCCGGCTGCTGCGGGGTGGCTCTTGGGCCTTCCATCCCACGTTCTGCCGCGCTGCCTGCCGCTTCCTCCTCTTGCCAGATGGCCGCCTCGACAGCCGCGGGTTTCGGGTGGTGTGGTCTGCCGCCAGGACTTACGCGTCCTGA
- a CDS encoding ABC transporter ATP-binding protein has protein sequence MNAASFSSSPADAPARPVVVQTHELSKVYRAGFWLNQAITSLRRCSLTVYQGETFGLLGPNGAGKTTLLKILLGMVRPTSGRVLLLDHSVDDRRTKQRIGYLPENPYFYDFLTGWEFLQYTAGVFGLSSSLQRQRIPALLDLVGLARSTVKKKPLRQYSKGMLQRIGIAQALINDPEVVFLDEPMSGLDPMGRYQVREIILSLQDQGKTIFFNSHILSDVEMICDRIAILDGGELVCVGGVNELLGIANQYFVKGRGGTLDVLEQWLEDLDFQGGYWRGYLKGEPYDFMASLQLMNGKIATLQLARPSLEEFFVQRIRQRRNQQGDHR, from the coding sequence ATGAATGCTGCCTCGTTTTCATCAAGCCCTGCCGATGCGCCCGCCCGCCCGGTGGTGGTGCAAACCCATGAGTTGAGTAAGGTCTATCGAGCTGGATTCTGGTTAAATCAAGCCATCACCTCCTTGCGCCGCTGCTCTCTGACGGTGTATCAGGGGGAGACCTTCGGGCTATTGGGGCCTAACGGGGCGGGTAAGACGACGTTGCTGAAGATCTTACTGGGGATGGTCCGGCCCACGTCGGGGCGAGTGCTGCTGTTGGATCATTCGGTGGATGACCGCCGCACCAAGCAACGCATTGGCTATTTGCCGGAAAATCCTTATTTCTATGACTTTCTGACCGGCTGGGAATTTTTGCAGTACACGGCGGGGGTATTCGGCCTATCGTCGTCGCTGCAGCGGCAGCGAATTCCGGCCCTGTTGGACTTGGTGGGGTTGGCCCGCAGCACGGTTAAGAAGAAGCCACTGCGGCAATATTCCAAGGGGATGTTGCAGCGCATCGGCATTGCCCAAGCCCTGATTAATGATCCTGAGGTGGTGTTTTTGGATGAACCGATGTCGGGGCTAGACCCCATGGGCCGCTACCAGGTGCGGGAGATTATCTTGTCGCTGCAGGATCAGGGTAAGACGATTTTCTTCAATAGCCATATCCTCTCGGATGTGGAGATGATTTGCGATCGCATCGCCATCCTGGACGGGGGAGAACTGGTCTGTGTCGGCGGTGTCAATGAACTGTTGGGCATTGCCAACCAATACTTCGTCAAGGGCCGCGGCGGCACCCTAGATGTCCTAGAACAATGGCTAGAGGACCTAGACTTCCAAGGAGGTTACTGGCGCGGCTATCTCAAGGGAGAGCCCTACGACTTTATGGCCAGCCTGCAGCTGATGAACGGCAAGATCGCCACCCTGCAACTGGCCCGCCCTTCCTTGGAAGAATTTTTTGTACAGCGCATCCGCCAACGTCGGAATCAGCAGGGCGATCACAGATGA